tgttaaaatgaatgttaaaatattCTCGCCActtgtaatagttaccagcactagtaactatgaaaaatttaccatgaaatagtaaaatttcgcgaaaaacgccaaatcaaagagctttacacgaggattgttaaaatgaatgttaaaaatattctcgccactagtaatagttaccagcactagtaactatgaataATTCACCatgcaatattaaaatttcgcgttttttgcgaaattttaattagcaatttttcatagttactagtgtgATAACTATAACTAGTTGCTaggatattcaaacattcatttCGACATTCTACGCGTaaggctctttgatttggcgtttttcgcgaaattttactatttcatggtaaatttttcatagttactagtgctggtaactattttttgcggctagaatattttgaacattcattttaacaatccttgtgtaaagctcttttaattggcgtttttcgcgaaattttactatttcatggtaaatttttcatagttactagtgctggtaactattttttGCGGCTAGAatctttttaacattcattttaacaatccttgtgtgaagctctttgatttggcgtttttcgcgaaattttactattgcatggtaaatttttcatagttattagtgctggtaactattactagtggcgagaatatttttaacattcattttaacaatccttgtgtaaagctctttgatttggcgtttttcgcgaaattttactattacatggtaattttttcatagttactagtgctggtaactattactagtggcgagaatatttccaacattcattttaacaatccttgtgtaaggctttttgatttggcgtttttcgctaaattttactattgcatggtaaatttttcatagttactagtgctggtaactattttttgcggctagaatatttttaacatttattttaacaatccttgtgtgaagctctttgatttggcgtttttcgcgaaattttactattgcatggtaaatttttcatagttactagtgctggtaactattactagtggctagaatatttctaacatgcattttaacaatccttatgttatgctgtttgatttggcgaattttgcgaaattttactattgcatggtaaatttttcatagttactagtgctggttaCTATTACTAGTATGTATTTTTAAACTTCTAACATGGATTCTTATAACCCTCCATCCAAGGCTATTGTTTGCTTCTATCTGTTTTACCATATCcattgatttaattattcgcACAGATTATTCCGTCGGCCCTTTATAACGAAAACACGGCGAACACACACACGGTGTAAAGAGAGCCGCGCGCGCCGTCCGGTGAGCCGCCGTGTCCTCTCGGTAGATGCTCGGTGTTCCTACACGCACGCGGCAGAAAAACGCAAACGCAGTTTCCGAACCGCTCGCGCTCTCGAATAGGCGCGCGCGAATTCgctctgctcaaaaattttcaatctgcgttttggtcgcaaatttctcgagagaatttcgagcaatcaaatgTGCCCGTGAACCGAGAACGAAAGAGCTGCGTTTTATTTGCTCTTTCTCATTGGACGCACTCCTGCGTGTTGAACCCTGATTACAGGTAACTTCGCATGGTTGTGATTTTCCAACAATTCATCGAGCCTCGAATTCGTTTTTGGTTtgggtcttgaaaatttttgtttattcaaatatttctgaGGATAAGGAATATAACACTGACATTCAGTTACAgagttgttttttcttcttctttttcttgcatgagtagtttaaaatttttggctggtgcgaatgataaaaaatgatccTAAGAAATAAGGGGTACCTCgagctttcatttaaaaaaaaataatgcaacaaaaattatGACTGAGTATTAGAAATCAAACCATCCTCGAGAGAAAAATCACAAATTGGAGCAACGAATAcgaattggaacaaaaaaaatttataaaataaacttttgtgagaaacttttgaatttttacagTAACGAAACAAAAGGCTCAACTTAAAAGCTAGGCGCAAAAGGTAAGGATACGGAAACACGAGAGACGTGCGCGCTGTCCTGATTGATTGTAACGATCTTTTACACACCGTATATGTACTATATCATGTAATACGAGAATAGACTTTTGTTGTTtcacgtttttgtttttgatagctGGTTCGGGAAGTTGCTTCCACACAATTACGACCAACAGCGATCCGGCGAATACACACATATACAAATTGGATTCAAGAGATTAAGGAAATGCGCTCTGAACGGCCTCACGGTCGATCTAGTTGGGTGATGCATTCCGCTTCGGCGTGGACGGAAGCAGATCCATCGTTTTACAAACCCACCCGGCAATGTCGACGTGCtcctgttcaatgtttttgatcCAGTCGTGGTTCTgtaagtgaattgaaaaaaaaaaaacattttaagaatattGGGTTTAAAGTTCATTCGAAGGAAATATTTACCATTAACGTCTTTAGATCGGCCCGCTCCTCGGGGttctttttcaaacatttatcgATGAAATCTTTGAACCGATCGGTGAAGGAACTGTGCTCCAGTTTCGGCGGAGGTTCGTTGACGATGTAATCGAGTAGCTCGAAGATGGCCATCGGTTTCGGTTCGATTATGTTTTGTCCCGGTGAACTATCGTCGCCACCACGATCCTGGAAGATCTGGTCCAACATGCGAGCATCCGGCGGGGGAATCGGGTACATACCGATGGCCATCTCAACTAGAGACAGTCCCAGGGACCAGATGTCTGACTGGACCGAGTAGTGAGTGCCCTGAAGGCGTTCCGGCTGGAAGAATGGAGGTTCTGGAAATGCAAGTTCTCAGTTCAAAATTAACAGGATACTTACCGACATGTAGCTCCGAGTTCCAACAAACGAGTTGGCCATCGAATCGATCAACTGTCCGGACACTCCAAAATCACAAATCTTAATCTCTCCGCTGCTGTTCACCAAAATATTGCTTGGTTTCACGTCCCGATGCATGATTGCATGCTTATCGCGCAAATAACTCAACCCTTTCAGGACAGCGCTCGTAATCTTGGCTAAAATCGGTTCCGGGATTCGACCCGCCCGTTTCAGGATTAAATCCAACGAACCCCCATCCATGTACTCCATGCAAATACTGATTTCTCCATCACTGTAGAATGCCCCATAGAAGCCTACTATGTGCGGGAAGTTACAGTCGTGCAGCACCTTTAGCTCCCGAATGATCTGCTTCTTGATGGCCGGTTTGACCTCCAGATGGATCAACTTCCGGGCCATGATCAATTGGGTGGGAATGTGTCGAACCTTCATCACAACGCCTCCATTGCCGGAACCAAGCTCTCCCAGCTTCTCCAGATCCTCGTCGCTCAGTTCTCCGATTTTCTCTTTCTGACTCAGGAACACCTTGATCCGTTTACGGGCATTCTCGTCTATCTCGAGCTCCTCCAACGTTTCAGTCAGTGCATCGATACTGTTCTTGGCCTTGCCCAGCAAGTTATGCTTCCCGATTACGTACTCGGTCCCGGAGGGCGTCCTAAACGACGGAGTCGGTGTGGTTTGCTGCCCTGCCGGAACATCCACCGAACCCGGCGGCAGGgttagatttaatttatttttggtcatcTTAGACATTGGAAAGCTGCCGCCCCACCCGGGGATTAACCTGAAACACCaagaaactttaattttcaactCGATTGTCAAAGGCAATCGCGAAAATGGAAAAACATTTTCGCTAGCAGACTGACCTACAGCGAAAAAAATGAGATCAATAAtcgatgaaaacaaacaaaacgcaGAACCCTTTTTCCGCTTTGGTTCCGCGTCGTACAACAAAATCTAGCACTTTCTCGACACGGATTTCTTACAACAGCACTTTAAACTTATTGCACATACAAATATGAGGAAGTTATAGGGCGCTAATTGCagttaattaattattttacaaACGTTTTTCGCAAATTCGAACAGCTCGCGCGGATGCTGGCTGATGGGTTTTGCTGGATGCTGTCTCTCGCCTCTCGCTGAACTTTTGCGTGTTGTGACGTTCGGAAAACGAGTAGGGGTGTCAAGGTGttattttcttccaaaatgTAACGCTTGTAACGACAGCAATAATCactgaaaaaatttaacatttgaaaacaacGTGAAATGGTCAAAATAATTAAAGATATTTATCGATATGCTTCATAATTTAATATTACACAGAATATAATATAAATTATGATTAtcacaaatgtaaaaaaaaagtttaaatcctAGGAATAAAATGccactaaatttacaaatatcacAAACATGACGGAAAACactgaaacaaaaacaatgaaaaagttcataaaaacgacattaacaaaaaaaaagtaaaaatcaaagaaaaaacaacaaaaatcacagaaaaaaatataaaagaacaaaaaacattacaaaaatgacaaataaaaaccaaaataaaaattgacaggaatgataaatataaatatatgtaAACTACatgaccgaaatgacaaaaatgaagaaaatgacaaacagtataaaaataacaaaaactactaAAAATACGAAAACAAACATTGGACCGAATGTTAAAAAggtccttaataaaaaaaaactaacaaaaaatactcaaataaaaaaaataaaaaatttaaaaattgaaaaaacaacagaaatttataaaaatgacaataataacacaaaagaaaaaaaaattccaaaataacgaaagttacaaaaagaaataaaattgattaaagttgaCAAGAATTaataaaaggacaaaaatgacaaaaataacaaaaatgacaaaaaagacaaaaatgacaacaatgacaaaaataacaaaaagacaaaaatgacaaaaatcacagaaatcaaaaaaataacaaaaattgcaaaaatgacaaaaattacaaaaatgacaaaaattacaaaaattacaaaaattacaaaaattacaaaaattacaaaaatcacaaaaattacaaaaattacaaatattacaaaaataacaaaaattgcaaaaaagacaaaaatgacaaaaattacaaaaatttcaaaaattacaaaatcaacaaaaattacaaaaaatacaaaaattacgaaaatgacaaaaatgacaaaaataaacaaaaatgacaaaaaagacaaaaataacaaatataaaagaacaaaaaacattacaaaaatgacaaataaaaaccaaaataaaaattgacagGAATGATAAACATAAATATATgtaaacaatgacaaaaatgaagaaaatgacaaacagtataaaaataacaaaaactactaAAAATACGAAAACAAACATTGGACCGAATGTTAAAAAggtccttaataaaaaaaaactaacaaaaaatactcaaataaaaaaaataaaaaatttaaaaattgaaaaaacaacagaaatttataaaaatgacaataataacacaaaagaaaaaaaatttccaaaataacgaaagttacaaaaagaaataaaattgattaaagttgaCAAGAATTaataaaaggacaaaaatgacaaaaatgacaaaaatgacaaaaaagacaaaaatgacaacaatgacaaaaataacaaaaagacaaaaatgacaaaaatcacagaaatcaaaaaaataacaaaaattgcaaaaatgacaaaaattactaaaatgacaaaaattacaaaaattacaaaaattacaaaaattacaaaaattacaaaaatcacaaaaattataaaaattacaaaaattacaaaaattacaaaaattacaaaaattacaaaaattacaaatattacaaaaataacaaaaattgcaaaaaagacaaaaatgacaaaaattacaaaaatttcaaaaattacaaaaattacaaaaaatacaaaaattacgaaaatgacaaaaatgacaaaaataaacaaaaatgacaaaaaagacaaaaataacaaaaatgacaaaaatgacaaaaattacaaaaattacataaattacaaaaatgacaaaaatgacaaaaatgacaaaaatgacaaaaatgacaaaaatgacaaaaatgacaaaaatgacaaaaatgacaaaaatgacaaaaataacaaaaatgacaaaaattacaaaaattacaaaaatgacaaaaattaaaaaaattacaaaaatgacaaaaatgactgaaaccacaaaatgaacaaaaacgacaaaaaagacaaaaataacaaaaatgacaaaaatgacgaaaattacaaaaattacaaaattacaaaaattacaaaaattacaaaaattgcaaaaattacaaaaattacaaaaattacaaaaattacaaaaattacaaaaattacaaaaattacaaaaattacaaaaattccaaaaataacaaaaatgacaaaaatgacaaaaatgacaaaaatgacaaaaatgacaaaaatgacaaaaatgacaaaaatgacaaaaatgacaaaaatgacaaaaatgacaaaatgacaaaaatgacaaaaatgacaaaagtgacaaaaatgacagaattgcaaaaatgacaaaaatggaaaaaatgacaaaaaagacattaagtgacaaaaatgacataagtgccaaaatgacaaaaataaaaaaaaacaaaaaagaaaaaaacttcaaaaattgacaaaaattatgaaaatgacaaaattgacaaaaatgacaaaatgataaaagtgataTAAgtgacaagaattacaaaaatgacaataataagaatgacgaaaataacaaaacgtaCTATAAACAATCAATTATTGAATACCTAAacgataaaattaacaaaattggcaAGAAAATCGAAGATGACAGAATTGActataataaagaaaatgaaaatatgaaaaattctttgCATATCCCGAATAGAACAGAACCATGGTATCACATTCATTAGCCAATGAATTCAAATGTGACCATGTACTTCATGGTTAAAAGTACATCCGAGCGTgaaaaatataagaattttaaacatTCCAAGTTTTTCGTGTACGGAAGATTTGATGGCTGCGGcactttgtttttctttcctCTACACAATCAGCAgctttctagtatttttaaaattaaagaattcaATCGAAGTTTTCGGAGATGGACGCAATGGAGAGTTGAAACTGAAGTTTACAAGAGACAATCAAGTTtaacctatattttttttataaattccagcaaaaaaaaaccatcacatTGCGAGTGAATGGATGCCGGAAGCGGCTACGGAATCCCAAATAGTGAGCCTCAGACCGGTCCAGCGAACAGTAAATAAATGTATGtagcgttatttttttttaaataaatcaaaagttttgaaaaatccgTCCGTTTCAATAATACTTAACtatgaaaatgatgacaaaaccaaaaataaaaacaaaaaccccACCatgagcaaaaattttaattacagcgccttaacaatgaaaatcattgggttttcatggttttactatgaaaaagtggaagctgttatcaccatgaacttcatattttttagCTTCCGGATGTATgggaaatcgccatttttttcatggtcacgctgcataacaatacccctttttcatggttattgtCGGATTCTTTGATCCGCTTTCGGACAGTAATTTTAAAAGCTTCACTTAAATGCAACCGTTACCGCCAAAATGCGTTAATCGACTCACTCTCTCACGAACATTCGTTTttcatctttctttttttttgtaagttcaaattccatttatttttaaatctaaaaaaaaattgtattcttgATAACCTTTCCATTTCTCTTTTAACATTGCCTTCAGCGTCCTCAAATCACTCGTTtagcttttttataatttgttccTCGTTATATATTtctcatattattttcatttgctTTCATAATTCAAAACCTTCATGaaacgtttttgtaatttttgcaatatcaTGCCATATGAATTTTACGACATCGTATCTATTTCTTTTTCCAATCTTCTTCTTGAAGcctaaattttagaatttcatctCAATTAAGTTTCTATTATTTTGCCACTTGatatttttcaacctttttttcatagaacttatcccaagcaacattttaaacacTTGATGGTTTTATaagaaaatatcaaagttttatAACGTAATTGCGAAAGTCTTTATAGCCGTGAAGCGTCTTTCGACAAGACACttacaaaaaccattttcaggaTATCTACAGGACGATTATAAAACCTGTTTAGAAAACctaaatcaaatttaagaatattttatcCTCCGTGTATATAGCGGTTTTTAAACACGctataaagcaatttcaaaacccGATAGGAAATTTGACAGATGAAAAATTTCGCCGTTCACATATTTAGTTGGGTGCCGATTTAGTCTGGCTACGAATCACCCTACTAAATCAATGACCCTATTTAGTATGCCGATTAATCGGGCTACGCTTGAATATGAAATAGGTGCCATACTAAATCGGCTGATAAGTAGGCTCACACAATTACGTATGATTAAGTAGCACAATAAGTTGATCTACGTTATCGGGCAGGATCGGTCAATTTAGTAGGTTTTCGTATGACTCTATTTAGTTGGCATACTTTAAGCCTATTTAGTATGGAACAGTCATAACTGAATTAGTTTTTGACATCTGTTGTGTGATGGAGTTCATCGATGGGAAAGTTTGGCCCACGACAGCACGGAAGGCCTCGTCGGTGCTCACCAGCGGTTCGTTGGAGTGGCGAGCGCATTTCTATCGGTTCCATCATGACGACGTTCAACCTGACCAAGTTCCCGGACGTTTGCCGGATATGCCTGAAGCCGTAATAGATGGTGTTCCTGACTCCGATGGAGGCATCGTTTATGAATTCCACCGCCCTCACCGTGAGCCAGTTTCTAGATGCAAAGCTTGGATGGCAAGCTTCTTCGCAGGACATGTCGTTCCAGATCGGCTAAGTTGAAAGATTTCGGCATTCTCATACTGAACTTGCTCCAATCAAGTCCATACTGCTATTAAATATGGCTTCGCAAGTTTATTTTACTAAATCATGTAATAAATAATCCTTTTTGGTCGGGTGGTTCTATTTTGCGGTCAATCAATCCGACTATTTATAGTACgattgggtagggtggtaggaaaaagaatcaatttttgagaccAATCAATTCTActatttagtcggattgagttgggtggtacgaagaaaaatccatttttgCAATCAATTAATCCGGTTATTCAGTACGATTGGGTACGGTGGTAGaaaaaacaatcgatttttgaggccaatcaattctgctatttagtcggattgagtTGGGTGGTACGAAGGAAAATCCATTTTTGCAATCAATTAATCTggctatttagtacgattgggtagggtggtagTAAAAACAATCGATGTTTAAGGCCAATCAATTctgctatttagtcggattTAGTTGGGTGGTacgaagaaaaatcaatttttgctgtcaatcaatccggctatttagtacgattgggTAGGAATATCT
This sequence is a window from Uranotaenia lowii strain MFRU-FL chromosome 3, ASM2978415v1, whole genome shotgun sequence. Protein-coding genes within it:
- the LOC129754344 gene encoding dual specificity mitogen-activated protein kinase kinase dSOR1-like gives rise to the protein MSKMTKNKLNLTLPPGSVDVPAGQQTTPTPSFRTPSGTEYVIGKHNLLGKAKNSIDALTETLEELEIDENARKRIKVFLSQKEKIGELSDEDLEKLGELGSGNGGVVMKVRHIPTQLIMARKLIHLEVKPAIKKQIIRELKVLHDCNFPHIVGFYGAFYSDGEISICMEYMDGGSLDLILKRAGRIPEPILAKITSAVLKGLSYLRDKHAIMHRDVKPSNILVNSSGEIKICDFGVSGQLIDSMANSFVGTRSYMSPERLQGTHYSVQSDIWSLGLSLVEMAIGMYPIPPPDARMLDQIFQDRGGDDSSPGQNIIEPKPMAIFELLDYIVNEPPPKLEHSSFTDRFKDFIDKCLKKNPEERADLKTLMNHDWIKNIEQEHVDIAGWVCKTMDLLPSTPKRNASPN